A single window of Gadus morhua chromosome 22, gadMor3.0, whole genome shotgun sequence DNA harbors:
- the serinc2 gene encoding serine incorporator 2 yields the protein MGACMALCSIASCASCLCGSAPCLLSSCCPSAYNSTVTRLAFSFLLLLGALVSVFMVLPGMETQLKKIPGFCVDGASIPFSDNKVDCDVMVGYKAVYRMCFAMACFFFLFSIIMIRVRSSKDPRASIQNGFWFFKILILIGIAVGAFFIPDGMFTTVWYYFGAVGSFCFIIIQLILLVDFAHSWNQSWLQRAEDGNTKGWFAALLSFTILHYVLAFTSLVLLYVFYTQPDDCTEHKVVISLNLLFCIIVSIVSILPKVQEAQPSSGLLQASLITLYTMYITWSAMTNNPNRKCNPSLLSLVTDQGPPPTPAPGPAIGATVPPHEAIQWWDASDAVGLGIFLFCTLYASLRSSNNAAVNKLMLTDEGQGLTADYEAAVGDDGVRRAVDNEEEVVTYNYTFFHLCLLFASLHIMMTLTNWYLPDSDYQYMRTAMPAVWVKICSSWLGLSIYLWTLVAPVILTNRDFS from the exons ATGGGAGCTTGTATGGCTTTGTGCTCGATAGCCAGCTGC GCGTCGTGTCTGTGCGGCTCGGCCCCCTGTCTGCTGTCGTCATGCTGCCCGTCGGCCTACAACTCCACCGTGACCCGGCtggccttctccttcctcctgctgctcgGGGCGCTGGTCTCGGTCTTCATGGTCCTCCCCGGCATGGAGACGCAGCTCAAGAAG ATTCCGGGGTTCTGTGTGGATGGGGCCAGCATACCTTTCTCAGACAACAAGGTGGACTGTGATGTGATGGTGGGCTACAAGGCGGTGTACCGCATGTGCTTCGCCATGGcctgcttcttcttcctcttctccatcATCATGATCCGCGTGCGCAGCAGCAAGGACCCGCGAGCATCCATCCAGAATGG ATTCTGGTTCTTTAAGATCCTCATACTGATTGGTATTGCTGTTGGAGCCTTCTTCATTCCAGACGGGATGTTTACCACAG TTTGGTATTACTTTGGCGCCGTGGGCTCTTTCTGCTTCATCATCATCCAGCTCATTCTCCTGGTGGACTTCGCCCACTCCTGGAACCAGTCCTGGCTGCAGAGGGCTGAGGACGGGAACACCAAGGGCTGGTTTGCAG cTCTGCTGTCCTTCACCATCCTCCACTACGTTCTGGCCTTCACCTCGCTGGTGCTCCTCTACGTCTTCTACACGCAGCCGGACGACTGCACCGAGCACAAGGTCGTCATCAGCCTCAACCTCCTCTTCTGCATCATCGTCTCCATCGTGTCCATCCTGCCCAAAGTCCAG GAGGCCCAGCCCAGCTCTGGCTTGCTTCAAGCCTCCCTGATCACCCTCTACACCATGTACATCACCTGGTCGGCCATGACCAACAACCCCA ACCGCAAGTGTAACCCCAGCCTGCTGAGTTTAGTGACCGACCAAGGCCCCCCACCCACTCCGGCCCCGGGACCAGCGATCGGCGCCACCGTCCCCCCCCACGAAGCCATCCAGTGGTGGGACGCCTCGGACGCCGTGGGGCTGGGCATCTTCCTGTTCTGCACGCTCTACGCCAG CCTCCGCTCCTCTAACAACGCTGCGGTGAACAAGCTGATGCTGACGGACGAGGGCCAGGGCCTGACGGCGGACTACGAGGCGGCGGTGGGCGACGACGGCGTGCGGCGCGCCGTGGACAACGAGGAGGAGGTCGTCACCTACAACTACACCTTCTTCCACCTCTGCCTGCTGTTCGCCTCGCTGCACATCATGATGACGCTCACCAACTGGTACCT GCCGGACTCAGACTACCAGTACATGAGGACCGCCATGCCAGCCGTGTGGGTGAAGATCTGCTCCAGCTGGCTGGGTCTGTCCATCTACCTGTGGACCTTGGTGGCCCCCGTGATCCTCACCAACAGAGACTTCAGCTGA